In Chryseobacterium sp. C-71, the genomic window CTGTCAAAGAATATAATAATAAACCGACATTGAGTATAGATAAAACGATGCAGGAATCAAGTAGAAGATACCCCAACAAAAAACCTCAAGGTTGATGAGATTTTTAGGAATATGATGTCTCAAAAATAGCATCTATGACATTTGCAAAAAGAAAAAAAGCAAAAAGTAGGTTTTCAAGTTTATGTTTGGACTTTATGGTAAGCAAGAAAAAACACCAAAAAAAATTCCGATTAGCGAAGCTAAATCCAAAATTCATTTTTTATTAAGCAAAGCCGAATTTACTATTTCTACGATTAATTTTTCATAAAAAAGCTCGGAACAACTAAATCGTTTCGAGCTTCAATATAAGTTAGTTTAATTTACTTTTCCAATTGCTTGTAACTTCTCTGGATGAAGTCTGTCAATTCTTTTCCTTTCAGTAAATTCTGAGATAGTTTCGCCAAATCTAACGCGTACTTAATCTGAGAACTTTTCTCATCAGCATTTTCATTAGCCAAAATTTTAGTGGCAAATTCACTGTTTGAATTCACGACCAAATTATACATTTCCGGTAAACTTCCCATTCCAAACATTCCTCCACCGCCGGTTGCCTGCATATCTTTCATTCTACGCATAAATTCAGGCTGAGTAATTGTAAACGGAGCATCGTTACTGTCTAAATCTTCCAGCTGAACTGTGAATTTCTTGTCATTAATCGACTCCTCAACGTTTTTCTTTAAGGTTTCCTTTTCAGTTTCATTTAATTTAGAAATTGCCGGCTCGTCTTTTTTAATCAAATTATTGATGTGGTCTGCATCTACTCTTGCAAAAGAAATTTTCTCTTTTGTAGATTCCAGTTTTTGAATTAAATGCGGAACAATCGGTGAATCTAAAAGAATAACCTCGTATCCTTTATCTTTCGCAGACTGAATGTAAGAGTGCTGTTCGTCAGCATTTGTAGCGTAAAGAATGACTAAATTTCCGTCTTTGTCGGTTTGATTTAGTTTGATTTTTTCTTCTAATTCATTCCAAAGGAAATATTTTCCGTCAGTTGTTGGGTACAATGCAAATTTGTCAGATTTTTCGAAGAATTTGTCTTCAGAAATCATTCCATATTCGATAACAATTTTGATATCGTTCCATTTTTTGTCGTAGTCCTCACGGTTTTCATTGATTAAAGAAACCATTTTATCGGCTACTTTTTTCGTGATGTAAGAAGAAATTTTCTTTACCGCACCGTCTGCCTGAAGATATGAACGGGAAACATTCAACGGGATGTCTGGAGAATCAATCACCCCTCTCAACAACATCAAAAAGTCCGGAACAATACCTTTTACCTCATCCGTTACGAAAACCTGATTCTGATATAATTGAATTTTATCTTTTTCAATGTTTAAATTATTCGCTAGTTTCGGGAAATATAAAACTCCGGTCAAGTTGAAC contains:
- the htpG gene encoding molecular chaperone HtpG, with protein sequence MTKGNINVSVENIFPLIKKFLYSDHEIFLRELISNATDATLKLKHLTNIGEAQVDYGNPKIEVKIDKENKKLHIIDQGLGMTAEEVEKYINQVAFSGAEEFLEKYKDSAKDSGIIGHFGLGFYSAFMVAEKVEIISKSFKDEPAVHWICDGSPEFTLEETTAKTDRGTEIILHIAEDSTEFLEENKIRELLTKYNKFMPVPIKFGTKTETLPLPEDAADDAVAETVEVDNIVNNPTPAWTKAPSELKDEDYKAFYHELYPMQFEEPLFNIHLNVDYPFNLTGVLYFPKLANNLNIEKDKIQLYQNQVFVTDEVKGIVPDFLMLLRGVIDSPDIPLNVSRSYLQADGAVKKISSYITKKVADKMVSLINENREDYDKKWNDIKIVIEYGMISEDKFFEKSDKFALYPTTDGKYFLWNELEEKIKLNQTDKDGNLVILYATNADEQHSYIQSAKDKGYEVILLDSPIVPHLIQKLESTKEKISFARVDADHINNLIKKDEPAISKLNETEKETLKKNVEESINDKKFTVQLEDLDSNDAPFTITQPEFMRRMKDMQATGGGGMFGMGSLPEMYNLVVNSNSEFATKILANENADEKSSQIKYALDLAKLSQNLLKGKELTDFIQRSYKQLEK